A part of Propioniciclava coleopterorum genomic DNA contains:
- a CDS encoding DUF1731 domain-containing protein — MRVAVTEGPPHLVDGLADALLSRGDEVVLLERVPRAAAPAGVERRSWEPLAGRIAGAGLTDVDAAVNMFGSPMTGRWTPSVKEELRASRATGTLSIVSELEPDGRCQRLLALSSTRFYADAGAEPRTGDSPRGSGFLAQAIGMWEAAARHSPVPTGLLRTPAILARDRGYLARRQAGLRGRVGTGRQYIPWIHLTDWVRAVMLLLQEPVEGPLNLVAPEAVTEAQFVAEWARAERRRVPLPVPDLVMRARFGADASEELWWASTRAVPAVLTELGFEWRYPTLASALAEAAGRASGGR, encoded by the coding sequence ATGCGCGTCGCCGTCACCGAAGGTCCACCCCACCTGGTGGACGGGTTGGCCGACGCGCTGCTGAGCCGGGGCGACGAGGTCGTCCTGCTGGAACGCGTCCCGCGCGCCGCCGCGCCCGCCGGTGTCGAGCGGCGCTCCTGGGAGCCGCTCGCCGGACGCATCGCGGGCGCGGGCCTCACCGACGTCGACGCCGCGGTGAACATGTTCGGCAGCCCCATGACGGGGCGCTGGACGCCGTCGGTCAAGGAGGAACTGCGCGCCAGCCGCGCGACCGGCACCCTCAGCATCGTGAGCGAACTCGAGCCCGACGGCCGCTGCCAGCGGCTGCTGGCTCTGTCCTCGACGCGGTTCTACGCCGACGCGGGCGCCGAGCCCCGCACCGGGGACTCGCCGCGCGGCTCGGGCTTCCTGGCGCAGGCGATCGGGATGTGGGAGGCCGCCGCCCGGCACTCCCCGGTGCCCACGGGCCTGCTGCGCACCCCGGCGATCCTGGCCCGCGACCGGGGCTACCTCGCCCGCCGGCAGGCGGGTCTGCGGGGCCGGGTGGGCACCGGGCGGCAGTACATCCCGTGGATCCACCTCACCGACTGGGTCCGTGCGGTGATGCTGCTGCTCCAGGAGCCGGTCGAGGGGCCGCTGAACCTGGTCGCCCCCGAAGCCGTGACCGAGGCGCAGTTCGTCGCGGAGTGGGCGCGCGCCGAGCGGCGCCGCGTCCCGCTGCCGGTGCCCGACCTCGTCATGCGCGCCCGCTTCGGCGCCGACGCGAGCGAGGAGCTGTGGTGGGCCAGTACCCGGGCCGTCCCGGCGGTGCTGACCGAACTGGGCTTCGAGTGGCGCTACCCGACGCTGGCGTCCGCGCTGGCTGAGGCCGCGGGCCGGGCGTCCGGGGGCCGCTGA
- the tviB gene encoding Vi polysaccharide biosynthesis UDP-N-acetylglucosamine C-6 dehydrogenase TviB codes for MSAPDAGVAAPARAVSDATIAVIGLGYVGLPLAVEFAKRQPVIGFDINPRRVAEPRAGEDLTLEVPPDELAAAVHLRCTADEADLDAADVYIVTTPTPIDAHKRPDLGPVLAACRSVGRHLAPGDVVVFESTVYPGATEEDCVPLLEQVSGLRFNVDFHVGYSPERINPGDREHRLPSIMKVTSGSTPATADFVDALYRSIVTAGTHRAPSIRVAEAAKVIENTQRDVNIALMNELAILFNRLGIDTEDVLRAAGTKWNFLPFRPGLVGGHCIGVDPYYLTHKAQAVGYHPEIILAGRRLNDSMGAYVAAQFVKGLAKQGLPVRGAHVLVLGLTFKENTPDLRNSRVIDVIRELEDYDIAVDVFDPWVDPAHALAEYGVRPIAQPEAGAYDGIIIAVAHREFRAMGVDGVRSFGVPGRHTLYDLKHVIGAHESDLRL; via the coding sequence ATGAGCGCCCCGGACGCCGGCGTGGCCGCCCCGGCCCGCGCGGTGTCGGACGCCACGATCGCGGTGATCGGACTGGGGTACGTCGGGCTCCCGCTGGCCGTCGAGTTCGCCAAGCGACAGCCGGTCATCGGGTTCGACATCAACCCGCGCCGGGTCGCGGAACCGCGGGCGGGCGAGGACCTGACGCTCGAGGTGCCCCCCGACGAACTGGCCGCGGCGGTCCACCTCCGCTGCACCGCCGACGAGGCGGATTTGGACGCCGCCGACGTCTACATCGTGACCACCCCCACGCCGATCGACGCGCACAAGCGGCCCGATCTCGGCCCCGTGCTGGCGGCCTGCCGCTCCGTGGGGCGCCACCTGGCGCCGGGGGACGTCGTCGTCTTCGAGTCGACGGTCTACCCCGGCGCCACCGAGGAGGACTGCGTGCCGCTGCTGGAGCAGGTCAGCGGGCTGCGTTTCAACGTCGACTTCCACGTCGGGTACAGCCCCGAACGGATCAACCCGGGCGACCGGGAGCACCGGCTCCCGTCGATCATGAAGGTCACCTCGGGCTCGACGCCGGCGACCGCCGACTTCGTCGACGCGCTCTACCGCTCGATCGTCACCGCCGGGACGCACCGGGCGCCCTCGATCCGGGTCGCGGAGGCGGCCAAGGTGATCGAGAACACCCAGCGCGACGTGAACATCGCGCTCATGAACGAGCTCGCGATCCTGTTCAACCGGCTCGGCATCGACACCGAAGACGTCCTGCGCGCCGCCGGGACGAAGTGGAACTTCCTGCCGTTCCGCCCGGGGCTGGTCGGCGGCCACTGCATCGGCGTCGACCCCTACTACCTGACGCACAAGGCCCAGGCGGTCGGCTACCACCCGGAGATCATCCTGGCGGGCCGCCGCCTGAACGACTCGATGGGCGCCTACGTGGCGGCCCAGTTCGTGAAGGGGCTGGCCAAGCAGGGACTGCCGGTGCGGGGCGCGCACGTCCTCGTGCTGGGCCTGACGTTCAAGGAGAACACCCCCGACCTGCGGAACTCGCGGGTGATCGACGTGATCCGCGAGCTCGAGGACTACGACATCGCGGTCGACGTGTTCGACCCGTGGGTCGACCCGGCGCACGCGCTGGCCGAGTACGGGGTGCGGCCCATCGCGCAGCCGGAGGCGGGCGCCTACGACGGCATCATCATCGCGGTCGCGCACCGGGAGTTCCGGGCGATGGGCGTCGACGGCGTCCGCAGCTTCGGCGTCCCGGGCCGGCACACCCTGTACGACCTCAAGCACGTCATCGGCGCGCACGAGTCCGATCTGAGGCTGTGA
- the galE gene encoding UDP-glucose 4-epimerase GalE, with protein sequence MRVLVTGGAGYIGSHTTLALLEAGHDVMVVDDLSNSSPESLRRVAELAGRAPEFVLANVRDEAAVDGAFASFRPDAVIHFAGWKAVGESTEIPLTYYRENLGSTITLLEAMAKHGCSTIVFSSSATVYGDLSEPPFTEDSPTGATNPYGRTKHMIEQILADASAADPRLSVGVLRYFNPIGAHESGRIGEDPRGIPNNLLPYVAQVAAGRRDHLTVYGDDYETVDGTGVRDYIHVVDLAAGHLAALNHLADHDGFHVWNLGTGTPISVLEIVRAFEKASGQTIPYEVAARRAGDVAASYADAHLAEDELGWRADKTVDEACVDTYRWQSANPNGFQAADA encoded by the coding sequence ATGCGCGTACTCGTCACCGGAGGCGCCGGCTACATCGGTTCCCACACCACCCTGGCGCTGCTGGAAGCGGGACATGACGTGATGGTCGTGGACGACCTGTCCAACAGCTCGCCCGAATCGCTGCGGCGCGTCGCCGAGCTCGCCGGCCGCGCGCCCGAGTTCGTGCTGGCCAACGTCCGCGACGAGGCCGCTGTCGACGGGGCGTTCGCGTCCTTCCGGCCGGACGCCGTCATCCACTTCGCGGGCTGGAAGGCCGTCGGCGAGTCGACCGAGATCCCGCTCACCTACTACCGGGAGAACCTCGGCTCCACGATCACGCTGCTGGAGGCGATGGCCAAGCACGGCTGCTCCACGATCGTGTTCAGCAGCTCCGCGACGGTCTACGGCGACCTGTCGGAGCCGCCGTTCACCGAGGACTCCCCCACCGGCGCGACCAACCCGTACGGCCGCACCAAGCACATGATCGAGCAGATCCTGGCCGACGCGAGCGCGGCCGACCCGCGGCTGTCCGTCGGCGTCCTGCGCTACTTCAACCCGATCGGCGCCCACGAGTCGGGCCGCATCGGCGAGGACCCGCGCGGCATCCCGAACAACCTGCTCCCCTACGTCGCCCAGGTCGCCGCCGGACGCCGCGACCACCTGACGGTCTACGGCGACGACTACGAGACGGTCGACGGCACGGGCGTGCGCGACTACATCCACGTGGTCGACCTGGCGGCGGGGCACCTGGCCGCGCTGAACCACCTCGCCGACCACGACGGCTTCCACGTCTGGAACCTCGGCACCGGGACGCCGATCTCGGTGCTGGAGATCGTCCGGGCGTTCGAGAAGGCGTCCGGCCAGACCATCCCGTATGAGGTCGCGGCCCGGCGCGCCGGCGACGTGGCGGCGTCCTACGCCGACGCGCACCTGGCCGAGGACGAGCTCGGCTGGCGCGCCGACAAGACGGTCGACGAGGCGTGCGTGGACACCTACCGCTGGCAGTCCGCCAACCCGAACGGGTTCCAGGCCGCCGACGCCTGA
- a CDS encoding THUMP-like domain-containing protein, producing the protein MAAPQAFVYEPDGAVVRAGLTDELARLLRADRLDAHAAYLTAPHHLPTPFAEAFAVSEVLPFDEKALRAWVRERGVGTLEIKKRGLDVDPAALRRRLKPKGRAAATLILTPSPSGALALVCSRA; encoded by the coding sequence GTGGCGGCGCCGCAGGCCTTCGTCTACGAGCCGGACGGCGCGGTGGTCCGCGCCGGGCTGACCGACGAACTCGCCCGGCTGCTGCGGGCCGACCGGCTGGACGCCCACGCCGCCTACCTGACCGCGCCGCATCATCTGCCCACGCCGTTCGCCGAGGCGTTCGCCGTCTCCGAGGTGCTGCCGTTCGACGAGAAGGCGCTGCGGGCCTGGGTGCGCGAGCGCGGCGTCGGGACGCTGGAGATCAAGAAGCGCGGGCTCGACGTCGACCCCGCGGCGCTGCGGCGCCGCCTCAAGCCGAAGGGGCGCGCGGCGGCGACGCTGATCCTGACGCCCTCACCGTCCGGGGCCCTGGCGCTGGTCTGCTCGCGCGCCTGA
- a CDS encoding CpsD/CapB family tyrosine-protein kinase, whose product MGAAVGVGQALARHALDTRIRTARDLQQTTTLPLLASIGRRHPDPAQGGEGAHWATAEAYRRLRTNVGFVALGGERRRSMVITSSVQGEGKTQTAVNLARVLASAGESVLLVDADLRAPQVAQRMGLDGALGLSHILTGRGTLDGLAIRTEPAGLAVLPAGAVPPNPSELLGSDAMAHLITAAERSYDYVLFDAPPLLPVTDAVVLASQTGGAILVARSGVVRRPQFEGAVDLLKAGDVATLGVVLNDVTSPEKGQEAYYGRDHRPAGPGAAGARRARRRRLTYRRGGPSRPSRIRPVGRSNTATAAPSRAAVSVVTAAARSTQPATPAPEGTSAARAAAITPAPTRTASRRAAGAPPPSPRRPRQYHSRTAVR is encoded by the coding sequence GTGGGGGCCGCCGTCGGCGTCGGGCAGGCGCTGGCGCGTCACGCCCTGGACACCCGGATCCGGACGGCCCGCGACCTGCAGCAGACGACCACCCTCCCGCTGCTGGCCTCGATCGGCCGCCGTCACCCCGATCCCGCCCAAGGCGGCGAGGGCGCCCACTGGGCCACCGCGGAGGCGTACCGGCGGCTGCGGACCAACGTGGGCTTCGTCGCGCTCGGCGGCGAGCGCCGCCGCTCGATGGTGATCACCTCGTCGGTCCAGGGCGAGGGCAAGACCCAGACCGCCGTCAACCTGGCGCGCGTGCTGGCCAGCGCCGGCGAGTCGGTCCTGCTCGTCGACGCCGACCTGCGGGCGCCCCAGGTGGCGCAGCGCATGGGGCTGGACGGTGCGCTGGGGCTCTCGCACATCCTGACGGGCCGCGGGACGCTCGACGGCCTGGCGATCCGGACCGAGCCCGCCGGCCTGGCCGTGCTGCCGGCGGGGGCCGTCCCCCCGAACCCGTCCGAGCTGCTCGGCTCGGACGCCATGGCGCACCTCATCACGGCCGCCGAGCGGTCGTACGACTACGTGCTGTTCGACGCGCCCCCGCTGCTGCCGGTGACCGACGCGGTGGTGCTGGCCTCCCAGACCGGCGGCGCGATCCTCGTCGCCCGCTCCGGCGTCGTGCGGCGCCCGCAGTTCGAGGGCGCGGTGGACCTGCTCAAGGCCGGCGACGTCGCGACCCTGGGCGTCGTCCTCAACGATGTGACCAGCCCCGAGAAGGGGCAGGAGGCCTACTACGGCCGCGATCACCGCCCCGCGGGACCCGGCGCAGCCGGTGCGCGGCGGGCGCGGCGGCGGCGGCTGACCTACCGGCGCGGCGGGCCTAGCAGGCCCAGCAGGATCCGCCCCGTCGGGCGGTCGAACACCGCGACCGCCGCCCCCAGCAGGGCGGCGGTCAGCGTCGTCACGGCGGCGGCGCGCAGCACCCAGCCCGCGACGCCCGCGCCGGAGGGGACCAGCGCCGCCAGGGCGGCCGCGATCACCCCGGCGCCCACGAGGACCGCCAGCCGGCGGGCCGCCGGCGCGCCGCCGCCGAGCCCGAGGCGTCCGCGGCAGTACCACTCGAGGACGGCGGTGCGGTAG
- a CDS encoding YveK family protein, translated as MELQQYLRVALRYWRSIIAAFLIVVALAFGVTALQRPTYAAESSLFLTVDSGSTAGELSQGATYAERTVTSYIQVATTATVLEPVIAELGLGVTARELAAHLTVMSPASTQIITVTALDPDPARAAALSNAVTRSLLATVDRLSPVGAGDRRLVSATVIDEALPPTSPASPRP; from the coding sequence ATGGAACTCCAGCAGTACCTCCGCGTCGCGCTGCGCTACTGGCGCAGCATCATCGCGGCGTTCCTCATCGTCGTGGCCCTGGCCTTCGGGGTCACCGCGTTGCAGCGTCCGACCTACGCGGCGGAGTCGTCGCTCTTCCTGACGGTCGACAGTGGGAGCACCGCTGGTGAATTATCTCAGGGCGCCACGTACGCCGAGAGGACCGTCACCTCCTACATCCAGGTGGCCACGACGGCCACGGTGCTCGAGCCCGTGATCGCCGAGCTGGGGCTCGGCGTGACCGCGCGGGAACTCGCGGCCCACCTGACGGTGATGTCGCCGGCCTCGACGCAGATCATCACCGTGACCGCCCTCGACCCCGACCCCGCCCGCGCCGCGGCGCTGTCCAACGCGGTCACGCGCTCGCTGCTGGCCACCGTCGATCGGCTGTCCCCCGTCGGCGCGGGCGACCGGCGCCTGGTGAGCGCCACCGTCATCGACGAGGCACTCCCGCCGACCAGCCCCGCCTCGCCGCGCCCCTGA
- the groES gene encoding co-chaperone GroES codes for MAVTIKPLEDRILIQPLEAETTTASGLYIPDTAKEKPQEGKVVAVGPGRVDDSGNRIPLDVAEGDVVIFSKYGGTEVKYDGAEYLLLNARDILAVVTK; via the coding sequence GTGGCCGTCACGATCAAGCCGCTCGAAGACCGCATCCTGATCCAGCCGCTGGAGGCTGAGACCACCACCGCGTCGGGTCTGTACATCCCCGACACCGCCAAGGAGAAGCCGCAGGAGGGCAAGGTCGTCGCTGTCGGCCCGGGCCGCGTGGACGACTCCGGCAACCGCATCCCGCTCGATGTCGCCGAGGGCGACGTCGTCATCTTCTCCAAGTACGGCGGCACCGAGGTCAAGTACGACGGTGCGGAGTACCTGCTGCTCAACGCCCGCGACATCCTCGCCGTCGTCACCAAGTGA
- the groL gene encoding chaperonin GroEL (60 kDa chaperone family; promotes refolding of misfolded polypeptides especially under stressful conditions; forms two stacked rings of heptamers to form a barrel-shaped 14mer; ends can be capped by GroES; misfolded proteins enter the barrel where they are refolded when GroES binds) has product MGKTLKFDEEARRSLERGVDALANTVKVTLGPKGRYVVLDKKWGAPTITNDGVTVAKEVELEDPFENLGAQLAKEVATKTNDVAGDGTTTATVLAQALVHEGLRSVAAGANPIELKRGIEKGVKAIDDALAKVAKPIDTTADMASVATISSRDAEIGKLIAKAFDKVGKDGVITVDESNTFGTELEFTEGMQFDKGYLSPYFVTDPERMEAVLDEPYILVNSGKISSMNDLLPLLEKVIGANGQLVIIAEDVDGEALSTLVVNKIRGTFNSVAVKAPAFGDRRKAMLEDIAILTGAQVVSPELGLKLDQVGLDVLGRARQVVVTKDNTTIVDGAGTKADVKGRVEQLRGEIERTDSEWDREKLQERVAKLAGGVCVIKVGAATEVEMKEKKHRIEDAVSATRAAIEEGIVAGGGSALVHAAEVIKTGIGDTPDEKTGSLIVKKAVVEPLRWIAENGGEPGYVVVSKVSELKPGMGYNGATGTYEDLIKAGVIDPVKVTRSALSNAASIAGLLLTTETIVVEKPEDEDDK; this is encoded by the coding sequence ATGGGTAAGACTCTGAAGTTCGACGAGGAGGCCCGCCGCTCCCTCGAGCGCGGCGTGGACGCTCTCGCCAACACCGTCAAGGTGACGCTCGGCCCCAAGGGCCGCTACGTGGTGCTCGACAAGAAGTGGGGCGCCCCGACCATCACCAACGACGGCGTGACCGTCGCCAAGGAGGTCGAGCTGGAGGATCCGTTCGAGAACCTCGGCGCGCAGCTGGCCAAGGAGGTCGCCACCAAGACCAACGACGTGGCCGGCGACGGCACCACGACCGCGACGGTCCTGGCGCAGGCGCTCGTGCACGAGGGGCTGCGCTCGGTGGCCGCCGGTGCGAACCCGATCGAGCTCAAGCGCGGCATCGAGAAGGGCGTCAAGGCCATCGACGACGCCCTGGCCAAGGTCGCCAAGCCGATCGACACCACCGCCGACATGGCGTCCGTGGCGACGATCTCCAGCCGTGACGCCGAGATCGGCAAGCTGATCGCCAAGGCGTTCGACAAGGTGGGCAAGGACGGCGTCATCACCGTCGACGAGTCCAACACCTTCGGCACCGAGCTCGAGTTCACCGAGGGCATGCAGTTCGACAAGGGCTACCTGTCCCCGTACTTCGTGACCGACCCGGAGCGGATGGAGGCCGTCCTCGACGAGCCCTACATCCTCGTCAACTCCGGCAAGATCAGCTCGATGAACGACCTGCTCCCGCTGCTGGAGAAGGTCATCGGCGCCAACGGCCAGCTCGTCATCATCGCCGAGGACGTCGACGGCGAGGCGCTGTCGACCCTCGTGGTGAACAAGATCCGCGGCACCTTCAACTCCGTCGCCGTCAAGGCGCCGGCGTTCGGCGACCGCCGCAAGGCCATGCTGGAGGACATCGCGATCCTCACCGGCGCGCAGGTCGTCTCGCCCGAGCTGGGCCTCAAGCTCGACCAGGTCGGCCTCGACGTGCTGGGCCGTGCCCGCCAGGTCGTCGTCACCAAGGACAACACGACCATCGTCGACGGCGCCGGCACCAAGGCCGACGTCAAGGGCCGGGTCGAGCAGCTCCGCGGCGAGATCGAGCGCACCGATTCCGAGTGGGATCGCGAGAAGCTCCAGGAGCGGGTCGCGAAGCTCGCCGGCGGCGTCTGCGTCATCAAGGTGGGCGCTGCGACCGAGGTCGAGATGAAGGAGAAGAAGCACCGCATCGAGGACGCCGTCAGCGCGACGCGCGCGGCCATCGAGGAGGGCATCGTCGCCGGCGGCGGCTCCGCCCTGGTGCACGCCGCCGAGGTCATCAAGACCGGCATCGGCGACACTCCGGACGAGAAGACCGGCTCCCTCATCGTCAAGAAGGCCGTCGTCGAGCCGCTGCGCTGGATCGCGGAGAACGGCGGCGAGCCCGGCTACGTCGTGGTCTCCAAGGTCTCCGAGCTCAAGCCCGGCATGGGGTACAACGGCGCGACCGGCACGTACGAGGACCTCATCAAGGCCGGCGTCATCGACCCGGTCAAGGTGACCCGTTCGGCCCTGTCGAACGCCGCCTCGATCGCGGGTCTGCTGCTCACCACCGAGACCATCGTGGTGGAGAAGCCCGAGGACGAGGACGACAAGTAA
- a CDS encoding NAD-dependent malic enzyme translates to MAERPYDVLPGDHGNRIRVNTHGSYILRIPRLNRGTAFTHAERVELGLEGLLPERVTPLEGQLHRAYTRFLRAGSPIEKFAYLQGLRDRNTVLFYRLLSEHLDELMPIVYTPTIGEAIQEFSLWYQQVNGVFLSIDAPERIEASLRATGKSADDVDLLIVTDSEGILGIGDQGVGGILICIGKKSVYTAAAGLDPDRMVPVVLDVGTNNLSLLNDDLYLGLRHARVRGERYDAFVADFVAAAQKVFPHAMVHWEDFGADNAHRILETYRDEICTFNDDVQGTAAVVAAAIMAGVSANGERLRDQRFVISGAGTAGIGVADLLVDLLRQEGLSEEQARGLFWATTSRGLVTDDPTKRFRDFQRRYERSSVEVAAWDVEDPGRIGLSDVVANVHPTVLIGTSGQPGSFTEAIVTDMAAHVEHPLIFPLSNPTTLAEATPAHLLEWTQGRARIATGSPFAPVTLDGVTYDVAQANNALVFPGLGLGVAVSRATRVTDGMIAAAAQAVASLVQYRKEGQSLLPSVRDLRRVSATVAIAVARQAEADGVAETPLTDPVEQVFDRMWQPVYPELLYGKRRVAPEQD, encoded by the coding sequence ATGGCAGAGCGGCCCTATGACGTCCTTCCCGGCGACCACGGCAACCGGATCCGGGTCAACACCCACGGGAGCTACATCCTGCGCATCCCGCGCCTCAACCGCGGCACCGCGTTCACCCACGCCGAGCGTGTGGAACTCGGGCTGGAGGGGCTGCTGCCCGAGCGGGTCACCCCGCTCGAGGGCCAGCTGCACCGGGCCTACACCCGTTTCCTACGGGCCGGGTCGCCGATCGAGAAGTTCGCGTACCTGCAGGGCCTGCGCGACCGCAACACCGTGCTGTTCTACCGCCTGCTCAGCGAGCACCTCGACGAGCTGATGCCGATCGTCTACACCCCCACCATCGGGGAGGCGATCCAGGAGTTCAGCCTGTGGTACCAGCAGGTCAACGGCGTCTTCCTGTCCATCGACGCCCCCGAGCGCATCGAGGCGTCGCTGCGGGCCACCGGCAAGAGCGCCGACGACGTCGACCTGCTGATCGTCACCGACTCCGAGGGCATCCTCGGCATCGGCGACCAGGGCGTGGGCGGCATCCTCATCTGCATCGGCAAGAAGTCGGTCTATACCGCGGCGGCGGGGCTCGACCCCGACCGCATGGTCCCCGTCGTGCTCGATGTCGGCACCAACAACCTCAGCCTGCTCAACGACGACCTCTACCTGGGCCTGCGCCACGCGCGGGTCCGGGGCGAGCGCTACGACGCGTTCGTCGCCGACTTCGTGGCGGCCGCGCAGAAGGTGTTCCCGCACGCCATGGTGCACTGGGAGGACTTCGGCGCCGACAACGCCCACCGCATCCTCGAGACCTACCGCGACGAGATCTGCACCTTCAACGACGACGTCCAGGGCACGGCCGCGGTCGTCGCCGCCGCGATCATGGCCGGGGTCAGCGCCAACGGCGAGCGGCTGCGGGACCAGCGGTTCGTCATCAGCGGCGCGGGCACCGCGGGCATCGGCGTGGCCGACCTGCTGGTCGACCTGCTGCGCCAGGAGGGGCTGAGCGAGGAGCAGGCCCGCGGCCTCTTCTGGGCGACGACGAGCCGGGGCCTGGTCACCGACGACCCGACCAAGCGGTTCCGGGACTTCCAGCGTCGCTACGAGCGCTCGTCCGTCGAGGTGGCGGCGTGGGACGTCGAGGACCCGGGCCGCATCGGCCTGTCCGACGTCGTGGCGAACGTGCACCCCACCGTCCTCATCGGGACGTCGGGGCAGCCGGGCTCGTTCACCGAGGCGATCGTCACGGACATGGCCGCGCACGTCGAGCACCCGCTCATCTTCCCGCTGTCCAACCCGACGACGCTGGCCGAGGCGACGCCCGCGCACCTGCTCGAGTGGACGCAGGGCCGGGCGCGGATCGCGACGGGTTCGCCCTTCGCGCCGGTCACCCTCGACGGCGTCACCTACGACGTGGCCCAGGCCAACAACGCGCTCGTGTTCCCCGGGCTGGGCCTCGGCGTCGCGGTCAGCCGGGCGACGCGCGTCACCGACGGCATGATCGCGGCCGCGGCGCAGGCCGTCGCGTCCCTGGTGCAGTACCGCAAGGAGGGGCAGTCGCTGCTGCCCAGCGTGCGCGACCTGCGGCGGGTCTCCGCGACCGTCGCGATCGCGGTGGCGCGGCAGGCGGAGGCCGACGGCGTCGCCGAGACGCCGCTCACCGACCCGGTGGAGCAGGTGTTCGACCGGATGTGGCAGCCCGTCTACCCGGAGTTGCTGTACGGCAAGCGCCGCGTGGCCCCCGAGCAGGACTGA
- a CDS encoding glycosyltransferase, translating to MRVVFAHDHIFVEHAGRHATSGSFPDEVLARYTTALGPVVFVGRVRHEDAPPAGLSLLSDPDVRIVPAGPLPRARRVLDAEVARAEAVVVRLPSRIGALAWLSARRLGRPTLVEVVGCAWDAYRHHGVLGRIAAPAFFLLTRALVRRSTHVLYVTSRFLQRRYPTAGVAVACSDVVFPDPDAAVLERRLARIGAGRGRAPLVLCTVGAVHVTYKGHDTVLRAMRRLKDRGIATHYRIVGGGDPRRLAGLADDLGLGADVSFLGALPHQEVLSALQECDLYVQPSRVEGLPRALLEAMSVGCPALGARVGGIPELLVGRDLFAAGDAGELADRIAGLDADALRRMALANVAVAAGPYCPAKLAARRDAFLRRFRADAEAARGASR from the coding sequence GTGAGGGTCGTCTTCGCCCACGACCACATCTTCGTCGAGCACGCGGGCCGCCACGCCACGTCGGGCAGCTTCCCCGACGAGGTGCTGGCCCGCTACACCACAGCCCTGGGGCCGGTGGTGTTCGTCGGGCGGGTGCGGCACGAGGACGCGCCGCCCGCCGGCCTGAGCCTCCTCAGCGACCCCGACGTGCGCATCGTGCCGGCGGGGCCGCTGCCGCGCGCCCGCCGCGTGCTGGACGCCGAGGTGGCGCGCGCCGAGGCGGTGGTCGTCCGGCTGCCCAGCCGGATCGGCGCCCTGGCCTGGCTCAGCGCCCGTCGGCTCGGCAGGCCGACGCTCGTGGAGGTCGTCGGCTGCGCCTGGGACGCCTACCGCCACCACGGCGTCCTCGGCCGGATCGCGGCCCCGGCCTTCTTCCTGCTGACCCGCGCCCTCGTGCGGCGCTCCACCCACGTGCTCTACGTCACGTCCCGCTTCCTGCAGCGCCGCTACCCGACCGCGGGCGTCGCGGTGGCGTGCTCCGACGTGGTGTTCCCCGACCCGGACGCCGCCGTGCTGGAGCGCCGGCTGGCGCGGATCGGGGCCGGGCGGGGCCGGGCGCCGCTCGTGCTGTGCACCGTGGGCGCGGTGCACGTGACCTACAAGGGCCACGACACGGTGCTGCGGGCGATGCGGCGGCTGAAGGACCGGGGCATCGCCACCCACTACCGGATCGTGGGCGGCGGCGACCCCCGCCGGCTCGCGGGTCTGGCCGACGACCTCGGGCTGGGCGCCGACGTCAGCTTCCTGGGCGCGCTGCCGCACCAGGAGGTGCTCTCGGCGCTGCAGGAGTGCGACCTCTACGTGCAGCCCTCCCGGGTGGAGGGCCTGCCGCGCGCCCTGCTGGAGGCCATGAGCGTGGGATGCCCGGCGCTGGGCGCCCGGGTCGGCGGCATCCCCGAGCTCCTGGTCGGGCGAGACCTGTTCGCCGCCGGGGACGCCGGGGAACTGGCCGACCGGATCGCCGGGCTGGACGCCGACGCGCTGCGGCGCATGGCCCTGGCGAACGTCGCGGTCGCCGCAGGGCCGTACTGTCCGGCGAAGCTCGCGGCGCGCCGCGACGCCTTCCTGCGCCGGTTCCGCGCCGACGCCGAGGCCGCACGGGGGGCGTCCCGGTGA